A genomic window from Punica granatum isolate Tunisia-2019 chromosome 2, ASM765513v2, whole genome shotgun sequence includes:
- the LOC116198213 gene encoding sec-independent protein translocase protein TATB, chloroplastic — translation MITVTAMACAAAASSTMSAPAQLYSSYSPTRRAVYATSPSSSSSSSSSAISWGVSKSLLPLRFAPLSLIRFSPWSGLKALGISLAATSSRIDRRKRRQRRMVVYASLFGVGAPEALVIGVVALLVFGPKGLAEVARNLGKTLRAFQPTIRELQEVSREFKSTLEREIGLDDIPKQNMYDPSQTGSTSSSSTIARDEQPQSAVDPNGAPSSGQAYSSEEYLKITEEQLKLAQQQQQQNSQTSLSGENLPGSQSKPQVEETAATPPPPKSESGT, via the exons ATGATTACAGTCACGGCCATGGCttgtgctgctgctgcttcttcaACAATGTCAGCTCCCGCCCAGCTCTACTCATCTTACTCGCCCACCAGGAGAGCCGTCTACGCTACAtctccctcttcctcttcttcctcgtcGTCCTCTGCGATTTCTTGGGGAGTCTCAAAATCTCTTCTTCCCTTGCGGTTCGCTCCGCTCAGTCTCATCCGTTTCTCGCCATGGAGTGGCCTCAAGGCCTTGGGGATCTCACTTGCTGCTACGTCTTCGAGGATAG ACAGGAGGAAGAGAAGGCAGAGGAGGATGGTGGTCTATGCGTCTCTGTTCGGGGTTGGAGCTCCCGAAGCTTTGGTGATTGGGGTGGTGGCTCTTTTGGTTTTTGGTCCCAAAGGTCTCGCTGAG GTAGCCCGGAACCTGGGGAAGACTCTGCGAGCATTCCAACCCACCATTAGGGAGCTTCAG GAAGTGTCGAGGGAATTCAAGAGCACCCTTGAACGAGAGATTGGTCTTGACGACATCCCCAAGCAGAATATGTACGACCCCAGTCAGACTGGCTCCACATCATCTTCTTCGACCATTGCCCGTGATGAGCAACCTCAATCTGCTGTTGACCCCA ATGGGGCTCCATCCTCTGGTCAAGCATACTCGAGCGAGGAGTATTTGAAGATTACAGAAGAGCAGTTGAAATTAGCCCAGCAACAGCAACAGCAAAACTCTCAGACATCATTATCGGGGGAAAACCTGCCTGGATCTCAAAGTAAACCTCAAG TCGAAGAAACAGCAGCAACACCTCCTCCTCCAAAGTCCGAAAGCGGAACTTGA
- the LOC116195320 gene encoding SKP1-like protein 21 isoform X2, which yields MSEGAMAVVKPEMKSYIWLQTVDGSIQQVEEEVAMFCPMICREVLQTGMGSSKNYAILLPQRVNPSILGLILDYCRFHQIPGRSNKERKTFDEKFIRMDTKRLCELTSAADSLQLKPLVDLTSRALARIIEGKTPEEIRETFHLPDDLTEEEKLEPLRNITDDPRIRLLNRLYARKRKELKEREKLKNAEVEEEQVDDRSVDDLLSFINGGDGDTKGVKTSKNKKKNRRRKEQRDSSSNKADENLQNEVDTAPLTQNNAEVNDILVATPSKASKVQDFSGCAFSQKLEFDDSFIDDDLDPAMKEELDREVEDFARRLNSGWPERMQEILSLGQERKLIPSSMNGNSSSRKCITTDWRY from the exons ATGTCAGAAGGCGCCATGGCAGTTGTCAAACCAGAG ATGAAATCATACATCTGGCTCCAAACTGTTGATGGATCAATACAACAAGTGGAAGAAGAGGTTGCCATGTTTTGTCCAATGATATGTCGAGAAGTACTCCAAACTGGGATGGGTTCTTCCAAAAACTATGCTATCTTACTTCCACAACGAGTTAATCCTTCTATATTAGGCTTAATACTCGACTACTGTCGGTTTCATCAAATACCAGGACGCTCCAATAAG GAGCGCAAAACATTTGATGAGAAGTTCATCCGGATGGATACTAAAAGGCTGTGTGAATTGACATCTGCTGCTGACAGCCTTCAGTTAAAACCTTTGGTGGATTTGACCAGTCGTGCACTTGCTCGAATCATCGAAGGAAAGACGCCTGAAGAGATACGTGAGACATTTCATTTGCCCGACGATCTTACCGAG GAGGAGAAGTTGGAGCCCTTGAGAAACATTACTGATGATCCACGAATTCGGTTGCTAAATAGGTTATatgcaagaaaaagaaaagaactaaAAGAACGAGAAAAGCTTAAG AATGCTGAGGTTGAGGAGGAGCAGGTGGATGATCGCTCGGTAGATGACCTCTTGTCATTTATAAATGGCGGAGATGGAG ACACAAAGGGAGTTAAAACTAGcaagaataagaagaaaaaccGGAGGCGAAAGGAGCAAAGAGATTCTTCCTCAAATAAGGCCGACGAGAATCTTCAAAAT GAAGTGGATACTGCTCCGTTGACTCAAAATAATGCTGAAGTCAATGATATTTTGGTGGCCACCCCGAGCAAAGCCTCGAAAGTCCAGGATTTTTCTGGCTGCGCATTCTCACAGAAACTTGAATTTGATGATAGTTTCATCGATGATGATTTAGATCCTGCCATGAAGGAAGAACTTGACAG AGAAGTCGAGGATTTTGCACGGAGATTAAACTCGGGTTGGCCTGAGAGGATGCAGGAAATCTTGTCTTTGGGCCAAGAGAGGAAGTTAATACCGTCATCTATGAATGGCAACAGTTCCAGCAGAAAATGCATAA CTACAGATTGGCGATACTAA
- the LOC116194049 gene encoding uncharacterized protein LOC116194049 has translation MAAQGRDWTSLPRDICSCILQKFLTFNEYPLFGRVCKAWSLAVKDQKGWRELLDTHVLLLIVPSRDGHTNRCSLYTVVNNKFCDLQISLRHAGRCCGSSHGRLATFGPDMVITLRNPFSGCRISLPRIFVSPPYYLTRPNFRFLDHSGWTSKVILCEDPSDSSPKNCIVGDLYERFGWLAFMRLSDEGWTDVQGGVEMKNLNDEVIFLGDNHSVPFKCSDIPGCKPDRIYFTDECFEDGRYDMQGPTDIGVPNVEEGRIETTYTRDAAVASYFPHSEIGW, from the exons ATGGCTGCTCAAGGGAGGGACTGGACGTCCCTTCCAAGGGATATATGTTCATGTATTCTGCAGAAATTTCTGACGTTCAATGAGTATCCGCTGTTCGGTAGAGTGTGCAAGGCGTGGTCCCTCGCTGTCAAGGATCAGAAGGGGTGGCGAGAACTATTGGATACTCATGTCCTGTTGCTGATAGTTCCGTCCAGGGATGGCCACACGAATAGGTGCAGCCTGTACACTGTCGTCAATAACAAATTCTGCGACCTTCAGATATCGCTACGGCATGCTGGGAGATGTTGTGGCTCTAGCCACGGGAGGCTGGCAACTTTTGGACCGGACATGGTCATAACTCTTAGGAACCCATTCTCTGGTTGTCGCATTAGCCTCCCTCGAATTTTCGTCTCCCCTCCATACTATCTAACACGACCAAACTTTCGTTTTCTTGACCATTCCGGTTGGACAAGCAAAGTCATACTGTGTGAGGATCCCAGTGATTCATCACCAAAAAACTGCATAGTCGGAGATCTTTATGAAAGGTTCGGGTGGCTGGCCTTTATGAGGCTATCTGATGAAGGCTGGACTGAC GTTCAAGGTGGGGTGGAGATGAAGAATCTGAACGATGAGGTCATCTTCCTCGGGGATAACCACTCCGTGCCCTTTAAATGCTCGGATATTCCCGGCTGCAAGCCTGATCGTATATACTTCACTGATGAGTGCTTTGAAGATGGACGTTACGATATGCAAGGCCCTACTGATATAGGCGTCCCCAATGTCGAGGAAGGAAGAATCGAGACAACTTATACTCGAGACGCGGCCGTCGCCTCCTATTTTCCTCATTCCGAAATTGGATGGTAG
- the LOC116195320 gene encoding SKP1-like protein 21 isoform X3, with amino-acid sequence MSEGAMAVVKPEMKSYIWLQTVDGSIQQVEEEVAMFCPMICREVLQTGMGSSKNYAILLPQRVNPSILGLILDYCRFHQIPGRSNKERKTFDEKFIRMDTKRLCELTSAADSLQLKPLVDLTSRALARIIEGKTPEEIRETFHLPDDLTEEEKLEPLRNITDDPRIRLLNRLYARKRKELKEREKLKNAEVEEEQVDDRSVDDLLSFINGGDGDTKGVKTSKNKKKNRRRKEQRDSSSNKADENLQNEVDTAPLTQNNAEVNDILVATPSKASKVQDFSGCAFSQKLEFDDSFIDDDLDPAMKEELDREVEDFARRLNSGWPERMQEILSLGQERKLIPSSMNGNSSSRKCISLNQR; translated from the exons ATGTCAGAAGGCGCCATGGCAGTTGTCAAACCAGAG ATGAAATCATACATCTGGCTCCAAACTGTTGATGGATCAATACAACAAGTGGAAGAAGAGGTTGCCATGTTTTGTCCAATGATATGTCGAGAAGTACTCCAAACTGGGATGGGTTCTTCCAAAAACTATGCTATCTTACTTCCACAACGAGTTAATCCTTCTATATTAGGCTTAATACTCGACTACTGTCGGTTTCATCAAATACCAGGACGCTCCAATAAG GAGCGCAAAACATTTGATGAGAAGTTCATCCGGATGGATACTAAAAGGCTGTGTGAATTGACATCTGCTGCTGACAGCCTTCAGTTAAAACCTTTGGTGGATTTGACCAGTCGTGCACTTGCTCGAATCATCGAAGGAAAGACGCCTGAAGAGATACGTGAGACATTTCATTTGCCCGACGATCTTACCGAG GAGGAGAAGTTGGAGCCCTTGAGAAACATTACTGATGATCCACGAATTCGGTTGCTAAATAGGTTATatgcaagaaaaagaaaagaactaaAAGAACGAGAAAAGCTTAAG AATGCTGAGGTTGAGGAGGAGCAGGTGGATGATCGCTCGGTAGATGACCTCTTGTCATTTATAAATGGCGGAGATGGAG ACACAAAGGGAGTTAAAACTAGcaagaataagaagaaaaaccGGAGGCGAAAGGAGCAAAGAGATTCTTCCTCAAATAAGGCCGACGAGAATCTTCAAAAT GAAGTGGATACTGCTCCGTTGACTCAAAATAATGCTGAAGTCAATGATATTTTGGTGGCCACCCCGAGCAAAGCCTCGAAAGTCCAGGATTTTTCTGGCTGCGCATTCTCACAGAAACTTGAATTTGATGATAGTTTCATCGATGATGATTTAGATCCTGCCATGAAGGAAGAACTTGACAG AGAAGTCGAGGATTTTGCACGGAGATTAAACTCGGGTTGGCCTGAGAGGATGCAGGAAATCTTGTCTTTGGGCCAAGAGAGGAAGTTAATACCGTCATCTATGAATGGCAACAGTTCCAGCAGAAAATGCATAA GTTTGAATCAGAGATAG
- the LOC116196747 gene encoding uncharacterized protein LOC116196747 has product MRSVNNSVETVNAAATAIVTAEARVQPAAVQQKRRWGSCWSLYWCFGHQKNGKRIGHAVLGPETVVPGTAAPAAENQVPAPAIVLPFIAPPSSPASFLPSETPSATQSPAGLLSLTSLSANAYSRSPASIFAIGPYAYETQLVSPPVFSTFTTEPSTAPLTPPPESVQLTTPSSPEVPFAQLLTSSLERTQRGSGVNQKFALSHYEFQPHQLYPGSPGGQLISPGSVVSNSGTSSPFPGKLPVIECRMGEAPKLLGFEHFSTWKWGSRLGSGSLTPDGAGLRSRLGSGTVTPDGMGIGSRLSSGRLTPDGMGPPSRDSFVPAENQKGAISYVPSLNNGPKHDETVIDHRVSFELTGEDVARCLANKSANSFGTLSRFPQDTLPESSTERSRIDEDSKSSCELSSEKTVEGEPGKTPGDGEKEPCFQRQRSLTLGSTKEFNFDSRSGGTSQKLGISSEWWANEKVAGKDMKPGNSWSFFPMLQPEIS; this is encoded by the exons ATGAGAAGCGTGAACAACAGCGTCGAGACCGTCAACGCCGCCGCGACTGCGATCGTCACCGCCGAGGCTCGCGTCCAGCCCGCCGCCGTTCAACAG AAAAGAAGATGGGGAAGCTGCTGGAGCCTGTACTGGTGTTTCGGACATCAGAAAAACGGCAAGCGGATTGGCCATGCTGTTCTTGGTCCTGAAACAGTTGTTCCAGGAACTGCAGCTCCTGCAGCAGAGAACCAAGTGCCTGCACCTGCCATTGTACTTCCATTCATCGCGCCTCCCTCCTCTCCTGCCTCTTTCCTCCCCTCTGAAACTCCATCAGCCACCCAATCTCCCGCTGGATTACTCTCTCTCACCTCTCTGTCTGCCAATGCCTACTCTCGTAGCCCTGCCTCTATATTTGCAATTGGACCTTATGCTTATGAGACACAGTTGGTATCGCCGCCCGTGTTTTCCACCTTCACCACTGAACCATCCACAGCTCCTTTGACTCCTCCTCCAGAGTCTGTGCAGTTAACCACTCCTTCATCCCCAGAAGTTCCATTTGCTCAATTGCTTACCTCTTCCCTGGAGCGCACACAACGAGGTAGTGGAGTTAATCAGAAGTTTGCACTTTCACATTATGAGTTCCAGCCTCATCAATTGTATCCAGGAAGCCCGGGTGGCCAACTCATATCACCGGGTTCAGTAGTATCAAATTCTGGAACCTCTTCTCCATTCCCTGGTAAGCTACCCGTTATTGAGTGTCGAATGGGTGAAGCTCCTAAGTTGCTGGGCTTTGAACATTTCTCCACTTGGAAATGGGGTTCGAGGCTCGGTTCAGGATCTCTAACACCGGATGGTGCGGGACTTCGTTCAAGGCTGGGTTCTGGGACTGTGACGCCAGATGGAATGGGAATAGGATCGAGATTGAGTTCTGGACGTTTGACACCTGATGGCATGGGCCCTCCATCACGTGATAGCTTTGTTCCTGCTGAGAACCAGAAGGGTGCAATTTCATATGTCCCTAGTTTAAATAATGGGCCCAAGCATGACGAGACTGTAATAGATCACAGAGTATCATTTGAGTTGACTGGTGAAGATGTTGCACGGTGTCTTGCAAACAAATCGGCAAATTCATTCGGTACATTGTCGAGATTTCCACAGGACACTTTGCCAGAGAGCTCCACTGAAAGAAGCAGAATAGATGAGGATTCAAAGAGTTCCTGTGAACTTTCTTCCGAGAAAACTGTGGAGGGAGAACCTGGGAAAACACCAGGAGATGGGGAGAAGGAACCTTGCTTTCAGAGGCAGCGTTCCCTTACGCTTGGTTCAACGAAAGAATTCAATTTTGACAGCAGGAGTGGAGGGACGTCCCAGAAGCTTGGCATTAGCTCTGAGTGGTGGGCCAATGAGAAGGTTGCTGGTAAGGATATGAAACCAGGCAACAGCTGGTCTTTCTTCCCAATGCTGCAACCTGAGATCAGCTGA
- the LOC116195320 gene encoding SKP1-like protein 21 isoform X4 — translation MSEGAMAVVKPEMKSYIWLQTVDGSIQQVEEEVAMFCPMICREVLQTGMGSSKNYAILLPQRVNPSILGLILDYCRFHQIPGRSNKERKTFDEKFIRMDTKRLCELTSAADSLQLKPLVDLTSRALARIIEGKTPEEIRETFHLPDDLTEEEKLEPLRNITDDPRIRLLNRLYARKRKELKEREKLKNAEVEEEQVDDRSVDDLLSFINGGDGDTKGVKTSKNKKKNRRRKEQRDSSSNKADENLQNEVDTAPLTQNNAEVNDILVATPSKASKVQDFSGCAFSQKLEFDDSFIDDDLDPAMKEELDREVEDFARRLNSGWPERMQEILSLGQERKLIPSSMNGNSSSRKCINWRY, via the exons ATGTCAGAAGGCGCCATGGCAGTTGTCAAACCAGAG ATGAAATCATACATCTGGCTCCAAACTGTTGATGGATCAATACAACAAGTGGAAGAAGAGGTTGCCATGTTTTGTCCAATGATATGTCGAGAAGTACTCCAAACTGGGATGGGTTCTTCCAAAAACTATGCTATCTTACTTCCACAACGAGTTAATCCTTCTATATTAGGCTTAATACTCGACTACTGTCGGTTTCATCAAATACCAGGACGCTCCAATAAG GAGCGCAAAACATTTGATGAGAAGTTCATCCGGATGGATACTAAAAGGCTGTGTGAATTGACATCTGCTGCTGACAGCCTTCAGTTAAAACCTTTGGTGGATTTGACCAGTCGTGCACTTGCTCGAATCATCGAAGGAAAGACGCCTGAAGAGATACGTGAGACATTTCATTTGCCCGACGATCTTACCGAG GAGGAGAAGTTGGAGCCCTTGAGAAACATTACTGATGATCCACGAATTCGGTTGCTAAATAGGTTATatgcaagaaaaagaaaagaactaaAAGAACGAGAAAAGCTTAAG AATGCTGAGGTTGAGGAGGAGCAGGTGGATGATCGCTCGGTAGATGACCTCTTGTCATTTATAAATGGCGGAGATGGAG ACACAAAGGGAGTTAAAACTAGcaagaataagaagaaaaaccGGAGGCGAAAGGAGCAAAGAGATTCTTCCTCAAATAAGGCCGACGAGAATCTTCAAAAT GAAGTGGATACTGCTCCGTTGACTCAAAATAATGCTGAAGTCAATGATATTTTGGTGGCCACCCCGAGCAAAGCCTCGAAAGTCCAGGATTTTTCTGGCTGCGCATTCTCACAGAAACTTGAATTTGATGATAGTTTCATCGATGATGATTTAGATCCTGCCATGAAGGAAGAACTTGACAG AGAAGTCGAGGATTTTGCACGGAGATTAAACTCGGGTTGGCCTGAGAGGATGCAGGAAATCTTGTCTTTGGGCCAAGAGAGGAAGTTAATACCGTCATCTATGAATGGCAACAGTTCCAGCAGAAAATGCATAA ATTGGCGATACTAA
- the LOC116195320 gene encoding SKP1-like protein 21 isoform X1, whose amino-acid sequence MSEGAMAVVKPEMKSYIWLQTVDGSIQQVEEEVAMFCPMICREVLQTGMGSSKNYAILLPQRVNPSILGLILDYCRFHQIPGRSNKERKTFDEKFIRMDTKRLCELTSAADSLQLKPLVDLTSRALARIIEGKTPEEIRETFHLPDDLTEEEKLEPLRNITDDPRIRLLNRLYARKRKELKEREKLKNAEVEEEQVDDRSVDDLLSFINGGDGDTKGVKTSKNKKKNRRRKEQRDSSSNKADENLQNEVDTAPLTQNNAEVNDILVATPSKASKVQDFSGCAFSQKLEFDDSFIDDDLDPAMKEELDREVEDFARRLNSGWPERMQEILSLGQERKLIPSSMNGNSSSRKCISMLSSVPFL is encoded by the exons ATGTCAGAAGGCGCCATGGCAGTTGTCAAACCAGAG ATGAAATCATACATCTGGCTCCAAACTGTTGATGGATCAATACAACAAGTGGAAGAAGAGGTTGCCATGTTTTGTCCAATGATATGTCGAGAAGTACTCCAAACTGGGATGGGTTCTTCCAAAAACTATGCTATCTTACTTCCACAACGAGTTAATCCTTCTATATTAGGCTTAATACTCGACTACTGTCGGTTTCATCAAATACCAGGACGCTCCAATAAG GAGCGCAAAACATTTGATGAGAAGTTCATCCGGATGGATACTAAAAGGCTGTGTGAATTGACATCTGCTGCTGACAGCCTTCAGTTAAAACCTTTGGTGGATTTGACCAGTCGTGCACTTGCTCGAATCATCGAAGGAAAGACGCCTGAAGAGATACGTGAGACATTTCATTTGCCCGACGATCTTACCGAG GAGGAGAAGTTGGAGCCCTTGAGAAACATTACTGATGATCCACGAATTCGGTTGCTAAATAGGTTATatgcaagaaaaagaaaagaactaaAAGAACGAGAAAAGCTTAAG AATGCTGAGGTTGAGGAGGAGCAGGTGGATGATCGCTCGGTAGATGACCTCTTGTCATTTATAAATGGCGGAGATGGAG ACACAAAGGGAGTTAAAACTAGcaagaataagaagaaaaaccGGAGGCGAAAGGAGCAAAGAGATTCTTCCTCAAATAAGGCCGACGAGAATCTTCAAAAT GAAGTGGATACTGCTCCGTTGACTCAAAATAATGCTGAAGTCAATGATATTTTGGTGGCCACCCCGAGCAAAGCCTCGAAAGTCCAGGATTTTTCTGGCTGCGCATTCTCACAGAAACTTGAATTTGATGATAGTTTCATCGATGATGATTTAGATCCTGCCATGAAGGAAGAACTTGACAG AGAAGTCGAGGATTTTGCACGGAGATTAAACTCGGGTTGGCCTGAGAGGATGCAGGAAATCTTGTCTTTGGGCCAAGAGAGGAAGTTAATACCGTCATCTATGAATGGCAACAGTTCCAGCAGAAAATGCATAAgtatgttatcttctgttccATTTCTATGA